Proteins encoded within one genomic window of Mya arenaria isolate MELC-2E11 chromosome 13, ASM2691426v1:
- the LOC128215544 gene encoding phospholipid phosphatase 1-like, producing MDNSLGNGRQFIRRRITLAVIIDVTLFMIVGIPVLFLFLRGTPIERGFLCDDPTLSLPYRPETVSTSVLIIAGFSVSIGVVLMVELLNTVDRKCHRPFQSADELSFCVRGYSVFLVGFVLQQLIVEFVKNQLGLLRPNFLDVCRPQFNRSLCPGYIKEYTCTENEHGVDEIRDSRQSFPSGHASFSMYIAVYFSFYIQRRLHVTISRTVKLLLQFGLIFLSLICGAGRIHDNKHHPADVIVGFVVGLTTAALVYSQFELVGDKLLASGKNSGALTLQSTDELQNSCSCGVTTLTIGDPETPAPLIPNEYFSGISNGNGRVNINTCNLKLSDIPNVKRHMSTPTTPSQQAEGD from the exons ATGGATAACAGTCTTGGAAACGGACGACAATTTATTCGGCGGCGGATTACCCTTGCAGTTATAATTGATGTAACCCTGTTCATGATAg tggGGATCCCGGTATTGTTCCTCTTCCTCCGAGGTACGCCGATCGAGCGCGGCTTTCTGTGTGACGACCCGACCCTCTCTCTCCCCTACCGGCCCGAAACCGTCTCCACTTCCGTTCTCATCATCGCCGGCTTCAGCGTCTCGATTGGCGTG GTGTTGATGGTGGAGCTGCTAAACACGGTTGACCGGAAGTGTCACCGGCCTTTCCAGAGTGCTGATGAACTAAGCTTCTGTGTGCGTGGCTACAGCGTCTTTCTTGTCGGCTTCGTGCTGCAGCAGCTTATTGTGGAATTCGTCAAAAACCAGCTGGGATTACTCCGGCCTAACTTCTTAGACGTTTGCCGACCCCAGTTTAATCGATCACTTTGTCCGGG GTACATCAAAGAGTACACGTGTACCGAAAATGAGCACGGAGTAGACGAGATCCGGGATAGTCGGCAGTCTTTCCCTTCTGGCCACGCATCCTTTTCCATGTATATTGCAGTGTATTTTAGT TTTTACATCCAACGGCGGCTACATGTGACGATCTCTCGGACTGTGAAACTGTTGCTACAATTCGGACTGATCTTCCTCTCGTTGATATGCGGTGCCGGTCGTATCCATGATAACAAGCACCACCCTGCTGACGTCATCGTTGGATTTGTCGTCGGTCTAACCACAGCAGCACTAGTG TATTCGCAGTTTGAACTCGTCGGGGACAAGCTCCTGGCATCAGGTAAAAATTCTGGCGCCCTTACTCTCCAGTCAACGGATGAACTACAAAACAGTTGCTCATGCGGAGTGACCACTCTTACGATTGGTGATCCGGAGACACCCGCGCCGTTGATACCGAATGAATACTTCAGCGGCATATCAAATGGTAATGGACGCGTCAATATAAACACGTGTAATCTGAAATTGAGTGACATACCAAATGTAAAGCGTCATATGTCAACACCTACTACACCAAGTCAGCAGGCGGAAGGCGATTGA